From a region of the Triticum aestivum cultivar Chinese Spring chromosome 7D, IWGSC CS RefSeq v2.1, whole genome shotgun sequence genome:
- the LOC123165281 gene encoding vesicle-associated protein 1-3, whose amino-acid sequence MSAGSASFLEIQPSELAFPFELMKQSSCSMQLANKTDRYVAFKVKTTNPKQYCVRPNIGVVLPGSTCDVTVTMQAQREAPADLQCKDKFLVQSVAAENGAATQDISAAMFNKEPGKVVDECKLRVIYVPTSSPSPFSEDSEQGSSARSLENGTPNSTLPQSVFRSSGEASKDKSSEATSMISKLTEEKMSAVQQNQKLRQELDVLRKESSKSNGGFSITFLIVVGILGIIAGFILKKT is encoded by the exons ATGAGCGCCGGAAGCGCCAGTTTCCTCGAGATCCAGCCCTCGGAGCTGGCATTTCCCT TTGAATTGATGAAGCAGAGCTCGTGCTCCATGCAACTCGCAAATAAGACCGACCGTTATGTAGCATTCAAG GTCAAAACTACCAACCCAAAGCAGTACTGTGTGCGCCCTAATATCGGCGTTGTACTTCCTGGGTCGACTTGTGATGTTACAG TTACAATGCAAGCGCAGAGGGAAGCACCTGCTGATCTGCAGTGTAAGGACAAGTTCCTAGTTCAAAGTGTTGCAGCTGAGAATGGCGCAGCAACTCAAGATATTAGTGCAGCAATG TTCAACAAAGAGCCAGGGAAGGTTGTTGATGAATGCAAGCTGCGTGTAATTTATGTGCCAACATCTTCACCTAGCCCGTTCTCTGAAGATTCAGAACAAGGGAGTTCTGCTCGTTCATTGGAAAACGGGACCCCTAATTCTACATTGCCACAATCT GTATTTAGATCATCTGGTGAAGCATCAAAGGATAAGTCCTCGGAG GCGACGTCCATGATTTCCAAGCTAACTGAGGAGAAAATGTCTGCTGTTCAGCAAAACCAGAAGTTGAGACAAGAGCTG GATGTCCTACGCAAAGAGAGCAGCAAAAGCAACGGCGGTTTCTCAATCACCTTCTTGATTGTGGTGGGTATTCTGGGCATCATCGCTGGTTTCATCCTCAAGAAGACATAG